A single region of the Eleginops maclovinus isolate JMC-PN-2008 ecotype Puerto Natales chromosome 16, JC_Emac_rtc_rv5, whole genome shotgun sequence genome encodes:
- the LOC134877421 gene encoding cytosolic phospholipase A2 gamma-like, which translates to MLCVNIRWLAVLLCVWTVMFGSMGHPLDNNTNMTTDTQTEEESREELMPTPANTTDTNATYVFKHYVHQSQSLSAGEQEFLLQRKQVALEALNKLGIKSTLDSVPHVAILGSGGGQRASVCLVGSLYQLEKEGLLDTVLYLGGISGTTLAMSSLYSDPQWSKNMDKAVYRLSAPRVRPLEVVSWLRERAKEKHFSLSDIWGVITSASITKQLYLQHLSDDGMNAINPYPIYNAVDKNCLRHGPLRGKWFELTPHEAGFTDLGLFINTSHVGSKNEEGPEGEVMEMDMTQVQGIMTSVLADEQAMIFYFPDWLKGLVGSVNTVLSKMENVKKILDERFNSWVLEPGRQKVMASFQTLSDSLSEGPVKEKVTWMIQKGLPMIGNWEWGTTENFLYQYPGAEVPSCISGKENLQLIDGGLMMNMPLPPLLGEKRDADLLIALESGSSKTFTTLTDARDYAQAMKKPFPEIDERILEEKDWPKDCYVFEGKEKEPTIVYMPLFNRCNCKDAEEVQAKMKEFSTFQLPLNQERIEFVLETAKANIKNNKETLLMEIYKASCRRHKKM; encoded by the exons ATGCTGTGTGTAAATATCCGCTGGCttgctgtgctgctctgtgtTTGGACTGTGATGTTTGGATCAATGGGACATCCTCTGGACAACAATACGAACATGACAACAGACACTCAGACAGAAGAGGAATCAAGAGAAGAGCTGATGCCGACTCCTGCCAACACCACAGACACGAATGCAACATATGTTTTTAAG CATTATGTGCATCAGTCCCAGTCATTGTCTGCCGGAGAGCAGGAGTTTCTCCTGCAGAGGAAACAAGTCGCTCTGGAGGCACTCAACAAGCTGGGAATCAAGAGTACACTG GATTCGGTCCCTCACGTTGCAATCTTGGGGTCAGGTGGGGGTCAGAGGgcctctgtgtgtctggtggGGTCCCTCTATCAGCTGGAAAAGGAAGGCCTGTTGGACACTGTGCTCTACCTGGGAGGAATTTCTGGCACTACCTT gGCGATGTCCTCTCTGTACAGCGACCCACAGTGGAGCAAAAACATGGACAAAGCCGTATACAGGCTCTCGGCTCCCCGGGTCCGACCACTAGAGGTTGTGTCCTGGCTGCGCGAGAGGGCGAAGGAGAAGCACTTCTCTCTCAGTGACATCTGGGGGGTCATCACCTCTGCTTCCATCACCAAACAG TTGTACCTTCAACATCTCTCTGATGATGGCATGAACGCCATCAACCCTTATCCCATCTACAACGCAGTAGACAAAAACTGCCTGAGACACGGCCCTCTAAGAG GTAAATGGTTTGAGCTGACTCCTCACGAGGCTGGCTTCACAGATCTGGGTCTCTTCATTAACACCTCTCATGTGGGCTCAAAAAATGAAGAGGGTCCTGAAGGGGAAGTGATGGAGATGGACATGACCCAGGTGCAAG GTATAATGACCAGCGTTTTAGCAGATGAACAGGCAATGATATTCTATTTCCCTGACTGGCTGAAAG gTCTGGTGGGTTCGGTTAACACTGTTCTATCCAAAATGGAAAACGTGAAGAAAATACTGGAtg agAGATTCAACTCGTGGGTCCTTGAGCCGGGGCGTCAGAAAGTGATGGCTTCGTTTCAGACTTTGAGCGATAGTCTAAGTGAAGGACCAGTCAAAGAGAAAG TCACTTGGATGATCCAAAAAGGCCTCCCTATGATTGGAAACTGGGAATGGGGAACAACTGAAAACTTCCTCTACCAATACCCAG GTGCTGAGGTGCCATCATGCATCAGTGGTAAGGAGAATCTGCAGCTGATAGACGGGGGTTTGATGATGAACATGCCTTTACCCCCCCTCCTGGGTGAAAAGAGAGATGCAGACCTCCTCATCGCTCTTGAATCGGGTTCTAGTAAAACCTTCACG ACACTGACTGATGCCAGAGATTACGCACAGGCAATGAAGAAGCCTTTCCCAGAGATCGACGAAAGGATCTTGGAGGAGAAAGACTGGCCGAAGGACTGCTACGTGTTCGAGGGAAAAGAGAAGGAACCCACCATTGTTTACATGCCGCTCTTCAACAGATGCAACTGTAAAG ATGCGGAGGAAGTCCAAGCTAAGATGAAGGAGTTCTCCACCTTCCAGCTTCCCTTAAACCAGGAGAGGATTGAGTTTGTGTTGGAGACGGCGAAAGCTAACATCAAGAACAACAAGGAGACTCTGCTGATGGAGATTTACAAGGCCTCTTGCCGCAGACACAAGAAGATGTAG